Proteins from a single region of Cetobacterium sp. ZOR0034:
- a CDS encoding glycoside hydrolase family 10 protein, with protein sequence MKRVAYIFCLFLMVLSSLFAKDDDREFRGVWIATVDNINWPSKQGLSIEDQKKEFIDILDEIKSLNMNAVIMQVRPTADRFYGKVTKEPWSKYITGEIGKNPGYDPLEFFIEEAHKRNLEFHAWFNPYRITLKKNEEIAKDHIARKNPEWVIQYDGKLYYDPGNPKAREFTENVIVDVVKNYNIDGVHMDDYFYPYPVLDKNKKVVPFGDDKTYKLYGKDLSREDWRRKNTDTFVRELSKKIKKEKPYVKFGISPFGVWRNNDKDPTGSATRAGAENYDTLYADTRNWIKNEWIDYIVPQIYWDFNLKVAQYDILVDWWINEVKDSNVNLYVGHAAYKIDTTKAWKNEKELIEQIKYNRKTKAVQGSVFFGFDKIQKNSLNIKDNLRKEVYQNQALPPRTPWIDEIPPKPVTNLSGKITKDGILLTWDDPANNYSDYYAIYRSTNKDFEGVSSEYILGTVKRKYGLKYLDETVEKGKSYYYKVSPVDKVHNEGEVKAKVFLKK encoded by the coding sequence ATGAAGAGAGTAGCTTATATATTTTGTTTATTTCTAATGGTTTTATCATCTCTATTTGCAAAAGATGATGATAGAGAGTTTAGAGGGGTTTGGATTGCCACAGTAGATAATATAAACTGGCCATCTAAACAGGGTTTGTCTATAGAAGATCAGAAAAAAGAGTTTATAGATATATTAGATGAGATAAAATCGTTGAATATGAATGCAGTGATTATGCAAGTCAGACCAACAGCGGATAGGTTTTATGGGAAAGTAACAAAGGAACCGTGGTCAAAATATATAACAGGAGAGATTGGAAAAAATCCTGGATATGATCCTTTGGAATTTTTTATAGAGGAAGCGCATAAAAGAAATTTAGAGTTTCATGCTTGGTTTAATCCGTATAGAATTACATTGAAAAAAAATGAAGAGATAGCAAAAGATCATATAGCAAGGAAAAATCCAGAGTGGGTGATTCAATATGACGGAAAACTTTATTACGATCCTGGGAATCCAAAAGCTAGAGAATTTACAGAAAATGTAATAGTTGATGTTGTTAAAAATTACAACATAGATGGAGTTCACATGGATGACTATTTCTATCCGTATCCAGTACTTGATAAAAATAAAAAAGTAGTTCCTTTTGGTGATGATAAAACATATAAATTATATGGAAAAGATTTAAGTAGAGAGGACTGGAGAAGAAAAAATACAGATACGTTTGTAAGAGAGTTATCAAAAAAAATAAAAAAAGAAAAACCATATGTTAAATTTGGAATAAGTCCTTTTGGTGTTTGGAGAAACAATGATAAAGATCCTACTGGTTCAGCAACAAGAGCTGGTGCTGAAAATTATGATACGTTATATGCAGATACAAGAAATTGGATAAAAAATGAGTGGATCGATTATATAGTTCCACAGATATATTGGGATTTTAACTTGAAGGTTGCTCAGTACGATATTTTGGTTGATTGGTGGATAAATGAAGTTAAAGATAGTAATGTAAATTTATATGTAGGACATGCAGCTTATAAGATAGATACTACGAAAGCTTGGAAAAATGAGAAAGAGTTAATAGAACAAATTAAATATAATAGAAAAACAAAAGCTGTTCAAGGGAGTGTATTTTTTGGATTTGATAAAATTCAAAAAAATAGTTTGAATATAAAAGATAATCTAAGAAAAGAGGTTTATCAGAATCAAGCTTTACCTCCAAGGACTCCTTGGATAGATGAAATCCCACCAAAGCCAGTAACAAACCTATCAGGAAAAATAACTAAAGATGGAATTCTTTTAACTTGGGATGATCCAGCTAATAACTACAGTGACTACTATGCAATATATAGAAGTACAAATAAAGATTTTGAAGGAGTTTCATCAGAATATATTTTAGGAACTGTAAAAAGAAAGTATGGTTTAAAATATTTAGATGAAACAGTAGAAAAAGGCAAAAGTTATTATTATAAGGTTTCTCCAGTAGATAAGGTTCATAATGAAGGTGAAGTAAAAGCAAAAGTTTTTTTAAAAAAATAA
- the glpX gene encoding class II fructose-bisphosphatase has product MKRELALEFARVTEAAALAAYKWVGRGDKEAADQAAVDAMRTVLNGIKIQGEIVIGEGEIDEAPMLYIGEKVGIDSPDKDRFSAVDIAVDPVEGTRMTAQGQANAIAVLAVGNKGSFLKAPDMYMEKLIVGPEAKGVIDLSKPLMENIDNICKALKKPLEELTVVILDKPRHKEIIKDLQALNIKVYALPDGDVAGSILTSVVDSDVDVLYGIGGAPEGVISAAVIKALGGDMQARLKLRSEVKGVSLENDKISAYEKSRCEEMGLRVGDVLKMDDLVKDDEVIFSATGITSGDLLEGVKRKGSIARTQTLVIRGKSKTVRYINAVHNLDYKPEDIMELVK; this is encoded by the coding sequence ATGAAAAGAGAGTTAGCTTTAGAGTTTGCTAGAGTTACAGAAGCAGCAGCCTTAGCCGCTTACAAATGGGTAGGAAGAGGAGATAAGGAGGCGGCAGATCAAGCAGCGGTAGACGCTATGAGAACTGTGCTAAATGGGATAAAAATTCAAGGGGAGATTGTAATAGGAGAGGGAGAGATTGATGAAGCTCCTATGCTTTACATCGGAGAAAAAGTAGGAATTGATTCTCCAGATAAAGATAGATTCTCAGCAGTAGATATCGCAGTTGATCCTGTAGAAGGAACAAGAATGACTGCTCAAGGGCAAGCTAATGCGATTGCAGTATTGGCTGTAGGAAATAAAGGAAGCTTCTTAAAAGCTCCAGATATGTATATGGAGAAATTAATTGTAGGACCAGAAGCAAAAGGTGTAATCGATTTATCTAAGCCTTTAATGGAAAATATTGACAATATCTGTAAAGCATTAAAAAAACCTTTAGAGGAATTAACAGTAGTAATATTAGATAAGCCAAGACATAAAGAGATAATAAAAGATTTACAAGCTTTAAATATTAAGGTTTATGCACTTCCAGATGGAGATGTTGCAGGATCGATTTTAACATCAGTTGTAGATTCTGATGTAGATGTTTTATATGGAATTGGAGGAGCTCCTGAAGGTGTTATATCAGCAGCAGTTATTAAAGCTTTAGGTGGAGATATGCAAGCTAGATTAAAATTAAGAAGTGAAGTTAAAGGAGTATCTTTAGAGAATGATAAAATTTCAGCTTATGAAAAATCAAGATGTGAAGAGATGGGACTTAGAGTTGGAGATGTTCTTAAAATGGATGATTTAGTAAAAGATGATGAAGTTATATTCTCAGCAACAGGAATAACAAGTGGAGACCTTTTAGAGGGTGTAAAAAGAAAAGGAAGTATAGCTAGAACTCAAACTTTAGTAATCAGAGGAAAGAGTAAAACAGTTAGATATATAAATGCGGTTCATAACTTAGATTATAAACCAGAAGATATCATGGAATTAGTAAAATAA
- a CDS encoding septum formation initiator family protein gives MKNLLWIIPLVIHFAFLGQNIFRSFVKIDKLKIEQEIKLKKKKEIESLIVKYDEMIEDINNPFYRERVARNQLQMVLPGEKIYRLIETK, from the coding sequence ATGAAAAATCTGCTTTGGATAATCCCATTGGTTATACATTTTGCATTTTTAGGACAAAATATATTTAGATCATTTGTAAAAATCGATAAGTTAAAAATAGAGCAAGAGATAAAATTAAAAAAGAAAAAAGAGATTGAAAGCTTAATTGTTAAATATGATGAGATGATTGAGGATATAAATAATCCCTTTTACAGAGAAAGAGTAGCTAGGAATCAACTCCAAATGGTTTTACCAGGAGAAAAAATTTATAGATTAATTGAAACAAAGTAG
- the def gene encoding peptide deformylase: protein MVYDIKIYGNESLRTVAEPVEAITPEILEILDNMVETMHEANGVGLAAPQVGIAKRIVVIDVGDGVIRKIINPELIELSDVVENEDEGCLSVPGVYKPVKRSVTVKIKYMNEKGEEVIEEGTGLLGRAFQHEYDHLEAILFVDKISPVAKRMVSKKLQLLKKESGKN from the coding sequence ATGGTATATGATATAAAAATATATGGAAATGAATCTTTAAGAACTGTTGCAGAGCCAGTAGAGGCAATTACACCAGAAATATTAGAGATTTTAGATAATATGGTTGAAACTATGCATGAAGCAAACGGTGTTGGATTAGCAGCTCCGCAAGTTGGAATAGCAAAAAGAATAGTTGTAATTGATGTTGGAGATGGGGTAATAAGAAAAATTATAAATCCAGAACTAATAGAGTTATCTGATGTAGTTGAAAATGAAGATGAGGGATGTTTAAGTGTTCCTGGAGTATATAAACCAGTAAAAAGATCGGTAACTGTAAAAATAAAGTATATGAATGAAAAAGGTGAAGAGGTTATTGAAGAGGGAACAGGTTTATTAGGAAGAGCGTTCCAACATGAGTATGATCATTTAGAAGCAATTTTATTTGTAGATAAAATATCGCCAGTTGCAAAAAGGATGGTTTCTAAAAAGTTACAACTTTTAAAGAAAGAGTCAGGTAAAAACTAA